One window of Oscillibacter hominis genomic DNA carries:
- a CDS encoding EcsC family protein — protein MSKEKKGISQEDIMALLDTCYEKCLNGVPYVSPSVEELANDYLDKYPTKQQACKAMINNQIIKCTTSGFITGFGGVITMPVTLPANIGSVLYVQMRMIACTAYMAGFELNCDQTQTFVYACLAGVSVNALVKQAGIKFGLKFTNGLIKKVPGKVLTKINQKVGFRFITKFGSKGIINLGKLVPGVGAVIGGGLDLVETKVISARAYKWFFEGDFSGDQDSADDAVEIVADDFECSTTF, from the coding sequence ATGAGCAAAGAAAAGAAAGGTATTTCTCAAGAAGATATCATGGCTCTTCTTGATACTTGCTACGAGAAATGTCTGAATGGCGTGCCCTATGTGAGCCCATCCGTAGAGGAATTGGCCAACGACTATTTAGACAAATATCCCACCAAGCAGCAGGCATGCAAGGCCATGATCAATAATCAAATCATCAAATGCACTACCTCTGGCTTCATTACCGGATTCGGTGGGGTTATTACAATGCCTGTTACCTTGCCTGCTAATATTGGCAGTGTTTTATATGTGCAAATGCGCATGATTGCCTGCACAGCATATATGGCCGGCTTTGAACTGAATTGTGACCAAACACAAACATTTGTCTATGCCTGCCTTGCAGGTGTATCCGTAAATGCATTGGTTAAACAGGCGGGAATCAAGTTTGGATTGAAATTCACTAACGGATTGATCAAGAAAGTTCCTGGGAAAGTTTTGACCAAAATCAACCAAAAAGTAGGATTTAGATTTATTACGAAATTCGGAAGCAAGGGCATTATCAATTTAGGAAAACTTGTTCCTGGTGTTGGTGCTGTTATTGGCGGTGGCCTTGATTTGGTTGAAACCAAAGTTATAAGTGCTCGAGCGTATAAATGGTTTTTTGAAGGAGACTTCTCTGGCGATCAAGATTCCGCTGATGATGCAGTCGAGATTGTAGCAGATGACTTTGAATGTTCCACAACTTTTTAA
- a CDS encoding helix-turn-helix domain-containing protein has product MKRSKYNSFNELPLMLTVQDVADVLGIGLAHAYEVAHRQDFPTITLGSRIIVPRDKFMAWIDEQAAKKTEIF; this is encoded by the coding sequence ATGAAACGATCCAAGTACAACTCTTTCAATGAACTCCCTCTGATGCTGACCGTGCAGGATGTGGCCGATGTGCTGGGCATTGGACTGGCCCACGCCTACGAGGTTGCCCACCGGCAGGATTTCCCCACTATCACCTTGGGCAGCCGGATCATCGTTCCCCGTGATAAATTCATGGCGTGGATCGACGAGCAGGCGGCCAAAAAGACGGAAATATTTTAG
- a CDS encoding SEL1-like repeat protein, whose product MLGKLCLTGQGLPQDQDQAMVWFSRSAVQGNQYAQFFWEQRNHLRTPFVMLAVTQLLYHMSRIFQDNSVPPAVPMGQQVDRKLRRKIQEKKIAMGHKPDDHEEQWPEMTM is encoded by the coding sequence ATGCTGGGTAAGCTGTGCCTGACGGGACAGGGGCTTCCTCAAGACCAAGACCAGGCAATGGTGTGGTTCAGCCGTTCCGCGGTTCAGGGAAACCAGTATGCTCAGTTTTTTTGGGAGCAGCGAAACCATCTCCGCACGCCCTTTGTGATGCTGGCGGTCACCCAACTGCTCTACCACATGAGCCGGATCTTCCAGGACAACTCTGTGCCGCCCGCTGTCCCAATGGGCCAGCAGGTGGATCGGAAACTCAGGCGGAAGATCCAGGAGAAGAAGATTGCTATGGGCCACAAGCCGGATGACCATGAGGAGCAGTGGCCTGAAATGACCATGTAA
- a CDS encoding helix-turn-helix domain-containing protein, translating into MAQTRSRQKLFQGSQRNFSHRSYPEISIYCYLLSIEDRETYQCYPSYKTIGKALGMSENTVSKYVRSLEEKGLIRTEPTIVRSKDGRPLNGNLLYTIRPIQAAVELFYERQFRQLEENAARQRAAERLAELARESPQNALCASFGEEASPSADPGLEAQVGPLSETIPRTKEKAG; encoded by the coding sequence GTGGCCCAAACGAGATCCCGACAAAAACTATTTCAAGGTTCCCAACGAAATTTTTCACATCGGTCCTACCCGGAGATCTCCATCTACTGTTATCTGCTGAGCATCGAGGACAGAGAAACCTACCAGTGCTACCCGAGCTACAAAACCATCGGCAAGGCGCTGGGTATGAGTGAGAACACCGTGAGCAAGTATGTGCGCAGCCTGGAGGAGAAAGGTCTCATCCGCACCGAGCCGACGATAGTGCGGAGCAAAGACGGCAGGCCCCTCAATGGAAATCTGCTCTACACCATTCGACCGATCCAGGCGGCAGTCGAATTGTTCTACGAGCGGCAGTTCCGGCAGTTGGAGGAGAATGCCGCCCGCCAGAGAGCGGCGGAACGCCTCGCAGAATTGGCCCGTGAAAGCCCCCAGAACGCCCTGTGTGCGTCTTTCGGAGAGGAAGCGAGTCCCAGTGCCGATCCGGGGTTAGAGGCCCAAGTTGGCCCGCTTTCGGAGACGATCCCGAGGACGAAAGAAAAAGCAGGATAA
- a CDS encoding DNA-binding protein has translation MRESVCKNYNEAKVLGTSPSGGYELMHQPDYLVLRVGRCMVVLQEKFIQWMEEHTGGAI, from the coding sequence ATGAGAGAATCTGTCTGCAAGAACTACAACGAGGCGAAGGTGCTGGGAACATCACCGTCCGGTGGGTATGAACTGATGCACCAACCGGATTACCTGGTACTGCGTGTGGGCCGCTGTATGGTGGTGCTGCAAGAAAAGTTCATTCAGTGGATGGAGGAGCATACGGGAGGTGCTATATGA
- a CDS encoding HEPN domain-containing protein, with protein MRQAKVVFCALMAQKNVTAGLYEYLSNSRIPLDSSDLLRWQWVLAVSALDKYIHDIVAAGMVEQYLNRRPTTPKFDAFQLSMNVISNISVAPVPEIEFRNEVIRKNSYLAFQEPDKIADALSFIWNESQKWLVISRNMATPIDQATLKTKLKNIVMRRNQIVHEGDCLSTNIPLVQQPISLSDTEDVIHFITELVDAIDTCVV; from the coding sequence ATGAGGCAAGCAAAGGTAGTGTTCTGTGCACTAATGGCACAGAAAAATGTGACGGCAGGATTATACGAATATTTATCAAATAGCCGAATACCACTTGATTCGTCGGATCTGTTACGGTGGCAATGGGTATTAGCAGTATCAGCTTTAGATAAATACATACATGATATTGTTGCTGCTGGAATGGTTGAGCAATACCTCAATAGAAGACCTACTACACCCAAATTTGATGCATTTCAGCTCAGTATGAATGTAATTTCCAACATTTCAGTTGCTCCAGTACCTGAAATTGAGTTTAGAAATGAAGTTATTCGTAAAAATAGTTATTTGGCATTTCAAGAACCCGATAAGATAGCTGATGCACTATCATTTATTTGGAATGAGTCCCAGAAATGGTTGGTAATTAGTAGAAATATGGCTACACCCATTGACCAAGCAACCCTGAAAACAAAACTCAAAAATATTGTTATGCGAAGAAATCAGATCGTGCACGAGGGAGATTGCCTATCGACAAATATACCATTGGTTCAGCAACCGATCTCTCTATCTGATACAGAGGATGTGATTCATTTTATTACAGAACTTGTGGACGCAATAGACACATGTGTTGTTTGA
- a CDS encoding P-loop NTPase family protein: MSDRFIVPTNPDPFSLMALKTLLKVLPRWKRWADSTRPILEDASYPLPEAEMKFVGEISQRFNRRNRKPTASYQTVITDIRNFVNDTFAKTLEQYGMTCHRDNYHLSEIPDFGAMLQKANELRIPVFCLKDNELPGGASFDNTTAKRDEIKNTFSQLADILQETFK; the protein is encoded by the coding sequence ATGTCTGATAGATTTATTGTGCCAACTAATCCAGATCCATTTTCATTAATGGCCTTAAAGACATTATTAAAAGTGTTACCCAGATGGAAGCGTTGGGCTGATAGTACACGCCCCATTTTAGAAGATGCATCCTATCCCTTACCAGAAGCCGAAATGAAATTTGTCGGTGAAATAAGCCAGCGTTTTAATAGAAGAAATCGTAAACCAACGGCATCATATCAAACGGTTATAACAGATATAAGAAATTTTGTGAATGATACTTTTGCAAAAACTCTTGAACAGTATGGTATGACATGCCATCGAGACAATTATCATCTTTCAGAGATTCCTGATTTTGGTGCAATGCTACAAAAAGCAAATGAACTTCGGATTCCTGTATTCTGTCTTAAAGATAATGAGCTACCAGGCGGAGCCTCATTTGATAATACAACCGCAAAGCGCGATGAGATTAAGAACACTTTCTCGCAACTTGCAGATATATTGCAGGAGACTTTCAAATGA
- a CDS encoding AlbA family DNA-binding domain-containing protein — protein MIDFTKIEQYRENNRIEAKKALGGLPKSIWETYSAFANTYGGIILLGVEELPDKSFRTVNLPDPERLIKEFWDIVNNPNKTSVNVLSSKDVFVQEVDGDHIVVINVPRAERSYKPVYVDGNPLNTYRRNGEGDYR, from the coding sequence ATGATTGACTTTACCAAAATAGAGCAGTATCGGGAGAATAACCGCATCGAGGCAAAGAAGGCTCTCGGCGGCCTGCCCAAGAGCATCTGGGAAACCTATTCTGCCTTTGCCAATACCTATGGCGGCATCATTCTGCTGGGCGTGGAGGAATTGCCGGACAAATCCTTCCGGACAGTCAATTTGCCTGACCCGGAAAGACTCATCAAGGAGTTTTGGGACATCGTCAACAACCCCAACAAGACCAGTGTAAATGTGCTGTCCTCCAAGGATGTGTTTGTGCAGGAGGTGGACGGCGACCACATCGTGGTCATCAATGTCCCCCGTGCCGAGCGCTCCTATAAGCCGGTCTATGTGGACGGCAATCCCCTCAACACCTATCGCCGCAACGGTGAGGGTGACTACCGCTGA
- a CDS encoding ATP-binding protein — protein sequence MLVLEEMDMDVFNKESVRSYRQRMRLSRPGHVWEALEDEDFLLKLGAVGIGSDGKKHPTSAGLLMFGNEYDIVREFNTYFLDYQEQYDADTRWTDRIISSSGDWSGNVYDFYFRVYNKLIQDIKVPFKMEGGARVDDTSVHQALREALANCLVNADYYGRQGLVIIKKRDTITMSNPGSFRIEIDAAKSGGVSDPRNGTMLKMFNLIDIGERAGSGIPNIFRVWREQGWVMPTFTEQLEPERTILSLTFEKIGDKKSAIKTSDKKSAINAKMKETIMAYLTDHAEAKASPIAEYIGLKPSRTRDYLNELIAEGIVVAEGGNRNRSYKLKS from the coding sequence ATGCTTGTCCTCGAGGAAATGGACATGGATGTGTTCAACAAGGAGAGCGTCCGCAGCTACCGCCAGAGAATGCGGCTCTCCCGTCCCGGCCATGTGTGGGAGGCATTGGAGGACGAGGACTTCCTGCTGAAGCTGGGCGCTGTGGGGATCGGCTCCGATGGCAAGAAGCACCCCACCTCTGCCGGACTCCTCATGTTTGGCAACGAATACGACATCGTTCGGGAGTTTAACACCTACTTTCTGGACTATCAAGAACAGTACGACGCCGACACCCGCTGGACTGACCGCATTATCTCTTCCTCCGGAGACTGGAGCGGTAATGTGTATGACTTCTATTTCCGGGTTTATAACAAGCTGATTCAGGATATCAAGGTGCCTTTCAAAATGGAGGGCGGAGCCAGAGTAGATGACACCTCCGTCCATCAGGCCCTGCGTGAGGCTCTGGCCAACTGTTTGGTCAACGCTGACTATTACGGCAGGCAGGGCTTGGTCATCATTAAAAAGCGGGACACCATCACCATGTCCAACCCTGGCAGCTTTCGGATCGAGATCGACGCGGCAAAGAGCGGCGGCGTGTCCGACCCCCGTAACGGGACAATGCTGAAAATGTTCAACCTGATCGATATTGGCGAGCGTGCCGGCAGCGGCATCCCCAATATCTTCCGCGTCTGGCGGGAGCAGGGTTGGGTCATGCCGACATTCACAGAGCAGCTTGAGCCGGAAAGAACGATTTTATCGCTCACATTTGAAAAAATCGGCGATAAAAAATCGGCGATAAAAACCAGTGATAAAAAATCGGCGATAAACGCAAAAATGAAGGAAACTATCATGGCGTATCTCACCGACCATGCCGAGGCAAAGGCATCCCCCATAGCTGAGTATATCGGACTGAAACCTTCTCGCACAAGGGACTATCTGAATGAGCTGATAGCAGAGGGAATTGTTGTGGCTGAGGGTGGCAATCGCAACCGCAGCTATAAGTTGAAATCATAA
- a CDS encoding type I restriction-modification system subunit M yields the protein MAIKKNELYSSLWASCDKLRGGMDASQYKDYILTLLFVKYVTDKFKGVKYADITVPEGGSFDDLIALKGNKNIGEEMDKVIAKLAEAGENNLRGVIDNAHFNDEAKLGSGKEMVDKLTGLIAIFQRDEFNFKKNKTSGDDILGDAYEYLMRHFATESGKSKGQFYTPAEVSRILAKVIGIDKIEERDEGYSVYDPACGSGSLLIRAADEAPFEIAIWGQEKEVTTAGLAKMNLVLHNKAAGEIKAGNTFSSPHYFEDGSDDEVLKRFDFAVANPPFSLKNWMDGLKDYGRFDGYGDRPPEKNGDFAWLLHILKSLKSTGKAAVILPHGVLFRGNAEATIRKAIIDKGYIKGIIGLPANLFYGTSIPACILVIDKESADQRTGSSGEYQDLDAEALQSILLDESSAGKGIFMIDASHDFVKDGNKNRLRERDIYKIVTTFNQQVTDDPKYARFVPNWEIKVKNEYNLNIPRYIDSSTPEDLQDIDGHLHGGIPAADVDSMDKYWALFPSLKTKLFSQMRDGYYQLNIPKDDIRNTVYNNPEFSAYAERIDDAFDAWMQKVDGGLRSIDEDTELKPYIVELAQQLIDCFEGMELVDKYDVYEVLLSYWHEVMGDDMYLVSVDGYGAARQWENIMGEYTSGKKKGQEKVVGWEGVLLPKALIESVFFTAERKAINDAQAVAEETQSQLDEFVEEQTGDEGYLKEHLNDKDKVDAKAVAARLKVLKKADPKDEEYAALKRFADLTDSLAKQNKAIKEMNAELEEKVRKKYALLTDEEILDLLINRKWYAAIFEGIKALYVTTSHRMTNRIVELVERYEDTLPELTAAVTDYEAKVKAHLERMGFVW from the coding sequence ATGGCCATAAAGAAAAACGAACTGTACAGTTCCCTGTGGGCGAGCTGCGATAAGCTGAGAGGCGGTATGGATGCCTCTCAATATAAGGACTACATTTTAACCCTGCTGTTCGTTAAATATGTTACGGACAAGTTTAAGGGCGTAAAATATGCCGATATTACTGTTCCGGAAGGCGGTAGCTTCGACGATTTGATTGCATTGAAGGGCAACAAAAACATCGGCGAGGAAATGGATAAAGTCATTGCCAAACTGGCAGAAGCTGGGGAGAACAATCTTCGCGGCGTGATTGACAATGCCCATTTCAATGACGAAGCAAAGCTGGGCAGCGGCAAGGAAATGGTAGATAAGCTCACCGGTTTGATTGCCATTTTCCAGCGTGACGAATTCAATTTCAAAAAGAACAAGACCAGCGGCGACGATATTCTCGGCGACGCCTATGAATATCTGATGCGTCATTTTGCTACGGAAAGCGGCAAGAGCAAAGGACAGTTTTATACCCCTGCTGAGGTATCCCGTATTCTTGCCAAGGTCATCGGCATTGATAAGATTGAAGAGCGCGACGAAGGCTATTCCGTCTATGACCCAGCCTGCGGCTCCGGCTCTTTGCTGATTCGTGCAGCGGATGAAGCTCCCTTTGAGATTGCCATTTGGGGACAGGAAAAGGAAGTGACTACCGCCGGTCTTGCCAAGATGAACCTCGTTCTGCACAACAAGGCAGCCGGTGAGATCAAAGCCGGAAACACGTTCTCCTCGCCTCACTATTTTGAAGACGGTTCCGACGATGAGGTGCTCAAACGCTTTGATTTTGCCGTTGCTAATCCTCCGTTTTCTCTGAAAAACTGGATGGACGGCCTCAAGGATTATGGCCGCTTTGATGGTTACGGTGACAGACCGCCCGAAAAGAATGGCGACTTTGCATGGCTGCTCCATATCTTGAAATCTCTGAAGAGTACAGGCAAAGCAGCGGTCATTCTGCCTCACGGTGTTCTATTCCGCGGCAACGCCGAGGCCACCATCCGTAAGGCCATTATTGACAAGGGCTATATCAAGGGCATCATCGGTCTGCCTGCCAACCTCTTTTATGGCACCAGTATCCCTGCTTGCATTCTGGTAATCGACAAGGAATCAGCTGATCAGCGAACCGGTTCATCTGGCGAGTATCAGGACTTGGATGCAGAGGCTCTACAGAGTATATTACTTGATGAATCGTCTGCCGGCAAAGGCATCTTTATGATTGATGCCAGCCACGACTTCGTAAAGGACGGCAACAAGAACCGTCTGCGTGAGCGGGATATCTATAAAATCGTCACCACATTCAATCAGCAGGTCACGGACGATCCCAAGTATGCCCGGTTTGTTCCTAACTGGGAGATCAAGGTCAAAAACGAGTATAACCTGAATATTCCCCGTTACATTGACAGCTCCACCCCGGAAGATCTACAGGACATTGACGGACATCTCCATGGTGGTATCCCTGCAGCGGATGTGGATTCCATGGACAAGTATTGGGCGCTGTTCCCCAGCCTGAAGACCAAGCTGTTTTCCCAGATGCGGGATGGCTATTATCAGCTGAACATTCCAAAAGACGACATTCGCAATACCGTTTATAATAATCCCGAGTTCTCTGCTTATGCGGAGCGCATTGACGATGCTTTCGATGCCTGGATGCAGAAGGTAGACGGAGGACTGCGCAGCATCGATGAAGACACGGAATTAAAACCTTATATCGTGGAACTGGCCCAGCAGCTGATCGACTGCTTTGAAGGTATGGAGCTGGTGGACAAGTACGATGTGTATGAGGTCCTGCTTTCCTACTGGCATGAAGTCATGGGCGACGACATGTATCTGGTGTCTGTGGACGGCTATGGTGCGGCCCGGCAATGGGAAAATATCATGGGTGAATATACCTCCGGCAAGAAAAAGGGGCAGGAGAAGGTCGTTGGATGGGAGGGCGTTTTGCTGCCCAAGGCGCTGATAGAATCGGTATTCTTTACCGCCGAGCGCAAGGCAATCAACGATGCGCAGGCCGTTGCTGAGGAAACACAGAGCCAGCTGGATGAGTTCGTGGAAGAGCAGACCGGGGATGAGGGCTATCTGAAGGAACACCTCAACGATAAGGACAAGGTGGATGCCAAGGCTGTCGCCGCCCGTCTGAAGGTGCTGAAAAAGGCCGATCCCAAGGACGAAGAATATGCGGCATTGAAGCGTTTTGCCGATTTGACGGATTCTCTTGCCAAACAGAATAAGGCTATCAAAGAAATGAACGCCGAACTGGAAGAAAAGGTGCGGAAGAAGTATGCCCTGCTGACGGACGAGGAGATTCTGGATCTGCTGATCAACCGCAAGTGGTATGCCGCCATCTTTGAGGGTATCAAAGCGCTGTATGTTACCACCTCTCACCGGATGACCAATCGCATTGTGGAGTTGGTGGAGCGGTATGAGGATACCCTGCCGGAACTGACTGCTGCTGTAACAGACTATGAAGCCAAGGTCAAGGCTCATCTGGAAAGGATGGGGTTTGTATGGTAA
- a CDS encoding restriction endonuclease subunit S, with protein MVRLGSVAQILNGDRSSNYPSGDEFQDTGIPFINAGHLQGGKVDYSSMDYISYEKYNQLSGAKIQRNDILLCLRGSLGKYAFVTTDGGAPASSIAVIRPNTEKIDPDYLLQIIASSIFQKQIEVENNGSSQPNLSAKSVFDFVIPLPSLEEQRNIAATLNDTDALIRLLKNQLAKKKAIKQGAMQELLTGERRLPGYSMPWINKKLCEIAPLQRGLDLPYSKLENGHVPVIFSNGINAYHRVAMVKGPGVITGRSGTIGKLHYVDGDYWPHNTTLWVTDFKGNNPRFIYYLFNLVNWTDYMTGSGVPTLNRNDVHAKIMSIPENVEEQESIATALLAMDSEIEALEQKLAKYRQVKQGMMQQLLTGKIRLM; from the coding sequence ATGGTAAGACTCGGCTCTGTTGCACAGATCCTTAACGGCGATAGAAGTAGCAATTACCCTTCTGGTGATGAGTTTCAAGACACTGGCATCCCTTTTATAAATGCAGGTCATTTACAGGGGGGAAAAGTTGACTATTCCTCAATGGACTATATTTCCTATGAAAAATACAACCAGTTGAGTGGCGCAAAAATTCAGCGTAATGATATTCTTCTTTGTTTGCGAGGTTCGCTTGGGAAATATGCCTTTGTAACTACTGATGGTGGTGCACCTGCTTCATCTATTGCTGTTATTCGCCCAAATACCGAGAAAATAGATCCAGATTACTTATTGCAAATCATTGCCTCATCAATATTCCAAAAGCAGATTGAGGTAGAAAATAATGGCAGTTCTCAGCCAAATCTGTCTGCAAAAAGCGTTTTTGATTTTGTAATTCCGCTTCCTTCGTTAGAAGAACAGCGAAATATAGCAGCTACTCTGAATGACACTGATGCTTTGATTAGACTTCTAAAAAATCAACTTGCTAAGAAAAAGGCAATCAAGCAGGGTGCAATGCAGGAACTGCTGACCGGCGAACGCCGCCTGCCGGGATATTCTATGCCATGGATTAATAAAAAACTATGCGAGATTGCGCCTTTGCAACGTGGGTTAGATTTACCATATTCCAAATTAGAGAACGGACATGTCCCTGTTATCTTTTCAAATGGAATAAATGCATATCACCGCGTAGCAATGGTTAAAGGCCCAGGCGTGATTACTGGCAGATCGGGAACAATTGGAAAACTCCACTATGTAGATGGTGATTATTGGCCTCATAATACAACATTATGGGTAACAGATTTCAAAGGCAATAATCCGCGTTTCATCTATTATCTGTTTAATTTAGTGAACTGGACAGACTATATGACTGGCTCGGGTGTTCCAACATTAAACAGAAATGACGTACATGCTAAAATCATGTCAATTCCAGAAAATGTCGAAGAACAAGAATCCATTGCAACTGCATTACTTGCTATGGATTCTGAAATCGAAGCTTTGGAGCAGAAACTCGCAAAATACCGCCAAGTCAAGCAAGGCATGATGCAGCAACTGCTGACGGGCAAAATCAGGCTGATGTAA
- a CDS encoding ATP-dependent nuclease translates to MPLDLYLGIEKIKNINHFEYTFAFDKGIYALVGENAVGKSTVMSAVASVVYRQTLRKLGEAELCEDSSITLKCADKETVWSYDSATKKLVPSDLSIQFYGIYEGSVFTGTRFEDMKNLDDLTNDAEFVEKLVPATTELKDTLSYILHGEKGHYKDLYKLKNMDVAREYKLGNMPYFLKLSSGKYISKYKMSSGECMLISLLNFINSSALKPEIIRHKHKVLSNKLFAFIDEVELALHPSAIDRLMEYLQEMISTKDLTVLFSSHSSELIRRLNPRNIYYMKNDSGAAKIISPCYPQYAIRSLYNHDGYDCTILVEDKVAELMVRRLIADYRTKNNLLMNVLPAGGWNNTLELQKNFCEQNILGRDKFTFSIIDGDVKKEVNKHSEYKSLKKLFLPIKSLEKYLYQKILVDKDTNFIAYFGNRYFTLTFFDEIVKGCRSNAYVMQDISGKALYELILKKLATERVDEETLIRDFSEYLFAKENFASLQNNIEQFIDNNFAR, encoded by the coding sequence ATGCCTTTAGATTTATATTTAGGGATTGAGAAGATAAAAAATATCAATCATTTTGAGTATACTTTTGCTTTTGATAAAGGGATTTATGCTCTTGTCGGCGAAAATGCAGTTGGAAAAAGCACGGTTATGTCGGCGGTTGCATCTGTTGTGTATAGGCAGACTCTAAGAAAACTGGGAGAAGCTGAATTGTGCGAAGATTCAAGCATAACGCTGAAATGCGCTGATAAGGAAACAGTTTGGTCATATGATTCTGCAACCAAAAAACTGGTTCCGTCAGATCTGAGTATTCAGTTTTATGGCATTTATGAAGGTAGTGTTTTTACAGGAACAAGATTCGAGGATATGAAAAACCTCGATGATTTGACGAATGATGCTGAATTTGTTGAAAAGCTTGTCCCGGCCACTACTGAACTCAAAGATACACTTAGTTATATTCTACATGGAGAAAAAGGTCATTACAAAGATCTTTACAAACTAAAAAATATGGATGTTGCGCGTGAATACAAGCTGGGCAATATGCCGTATTTTCTGAAACTAAGCTCTGGAAAATACATAAGTAAATATAAAATGAGTTCTGGCGAATGTATGCTTATTTCGCTCTTGAACTTTATAAATTCTTCGGCCTTAAAGCCTGAAATCATTCGCCACAAGCACAAAGTCCTTTCCAACAAATTGTTTGCATTTATTGACGAAGTGGAATTGGCACTTCACCCGAGTGCCATAGATCGTCTTATGGAATACCTCCAAGAAATGATTTCCACAAAGGATCTTACGGTCTTGTTTTCGTCTCACTCGTCCGAACTAATCAGAAGGCTTAACCCGCGTAACATCTATTATATGAAAAATGATTCCGGCGCAGCCAAAATCATTTCTCCTTGTTATCCGCAATATGCAATTAGAAGCCTCTACAACCATGATGGATATGATTGTACTATCTTGGTCGAAGACAAGGTAGCTGAATTGATGGTGCGTAGATTAATTGCTGATTATCGGACAAAAAACAATCTATTGATGAATGTTCTCCCTGCTGGCGGTTGGAACAATACCCTTGAGCTTCAAAAGAATTTCTGCGAGCAGAACATACTCGGTAGAGATAAGTTTACTTTTTCCATCATTGACGGAGATGTCAAGAAAGAAGTCAACAAACATAGTGAGTATAAATCTCTGAAAAAGCTGTTTTTGCCAATCAAAAGTTTGGAAAAGTACCTTTATCAGAAGATCCTTGTAGATAAAGATACCAACTTTATCGCATACTTTGGGAACAGATATTTTACGCTTACTTTTTTTGATGAAATAGTAAAAGGATGCCGCAGCAATGCCTACGTAATGCAAGACATAAGCGGCAAAGCTCTGTATGAGTTGATTCTGAAAAAACTTGCCACAGAACGGGTTGACGAAGAGACTCTAATCAGAGACTTCAGTGAGTATCTTTTCGCTAAAGAGAATTTTGCTTCCCTCCAGAATAATATCGAACAATTTATCGATAATAATTTTGCGAGATAA